The Quercus robur chromosome 7, dhQueRobu3.1, whole genome shotgun sequence genome has a segment encoding these proteins:
- the LOC126693760 gene encoding disease resistance protein RGA2-like, whose protein sequence is MAHKIKDIRKRVDEIVAEKDKFNLAQGLEDRKLNMQEMREMTHSFVDPRNVIGRDDAKKDIIHLLMDQNENSSRNVDVIPIVGIGGLGKTAIAKLVYSDEQVVGHFQLRMWVCVSDDFNVTRLKKEILKSAIHKIDENFGMDGLQNSFRELLSDKKFIDNLGVDELQFRLRELLKDNKFLLVLDDVWNEDRNKWMELEDLLLGSCNESKIIVTTRNNSVATIMGTAPTYHLDGLSQEDCLSLFVKLAFKEGEEKQYPNLLEIGNDIVKKCKGVPLAVRTLASLLYPKVDELEWRSVRDNEIWHLKQNEGDILPALRISYNHLPFHLKQCFAYCSLFPKDYEFKTSLLVQFWMAHGLLQSPDNEKQQLEDIGDLNIKELMSRSLFQDVYVNYTYDYSFKIHDLVHDLALSIAKGECSVVAKKSSVAAEVCHLSISENGQEVTTQLEKLSKVQTIIFLTEQPMTLLETCISRFKHLRVLTLVNSSFEVLPSSIGSLKHLRYLSLSHNDIIKQLPDSICKLHSLQTLLLVRCNNLERLPKGIRDIISLRFLIVTTKHTCLSEKAVGCLDSLRFLFIDRCENLKCLFDGMEGRLTNLRTLLVNECPSLTTLSLSIRHLTALETLTIMYCKELSLMEVEGEDNQDLKLSLRKLLISGLPKLEVLPQWLQGSANTLQHLMIGECENLKALPEWLSRLKSLHRLTIFKCPNLSSLPEGMEALTALKELEIKGCPDLSRKCREEDLHKIAHVPEIELDDDI, encoded by the coding sequence ATGGCACATAAAATCAAAGATATTAGGAAGAGGGTAGATGAAATTGTAGCTGAGAAAGATAAATTCAATCTTGCTCAAGGACTTGAAGATAGGAAGTTAAATATGCAGGAAATGAGGGAAATGACCCACTCCTTTGTTGATCCTCGGAATGTCATCGGTAGGGATGATGCCAAAAAAGATATAATACATCTTTTgatggaccaaaatgaaaattccaGCAGAAATGTGGATGTAATTCCTATCGTTGGGATTGGAGGTTTGGGGAAGACTGCAATTGCCAAGTTGGTGTATAGTGATGAACAGGTAGTCGGTCATTTTCAATTGAGAATGTGGGTGTGTGTGTCTGATGATTTCAATGTTACAaggttgaaaaaagaaattcttaaatcTGCAATTCATAAGATTGATGAGAATTTTGGTATGGATGGGTTGCAAAATAGCTTTAGAGAACTTTTGAGTGATAAGAAATTTATAGATAATTTGGGTGTGGATGAGTTGCAATTTAGATTAAGAGAACTTTTAAAAGATAACAAATTTCTACTTGTCTTGGATGACGTTTGGAATGAGGATCGTAATAAATGGATGGAATTGGAAGATTTGTTACTTGGTAGTTGCAATGAAAGTAAAATCATAGTGACAACACGAAATAACTCAGTTGCTACTATTATGGGTACAGCTCCTACATACCATTTAGATGGCCTCTCCCAAGAAGATTGTTTGTCTTTGTTTGTGAAATTGGCATTTaaggaaggagaagaaaaacaGTATCCAAACCTCTTAGAAATTGGAAATGACATTGTTAAAAAATGTAAAGGGGTTCCATTGGCAGTGAGGACTTTAGCCAGCCTACTTTATCCAAAAGTTGATGAACTGGAGTGGAGATCTGTGAGAGATAATGAGATATGGCATTTAAAACAGAATGAGGGTGACATCTTACCTGCATTGAGGATTAGTTACAATCACTTGCCATTTCATTTGAAGCAATGCTTTGCCTATTGCTCTCTTTTCCCAAAGGATTATGAATTCAAAACTTCTCTTTTGGTTCAATTTTGGATGGCACATGGACTTCTTCAATCACCTGACAATGAAAAACAACAGTTGGAAGATATTGGTGACTTGAATATCAAGGAGTTAATGTCAAGATCTCTGTTTCAAGATGTTTATGTAAACTATACGTACGATTATAGCTTTAAAATTCACGATCTTGTCCATGATCTTGCACTCTCAATTGCCAAAGGTGAGTGTTCAGTAGTGGCCAAGAAGTCCTCCGTTGCTGCAGAAGTTTGTCATTTGTCAATTTCGGAGAATGGCCAAGAAGTTACAACACAATTAGAGAAGTTGAGCAAAGTTCAGACTATTATTTTCCTAACAGAGCAACCCATGACCTTACTTGAAACATGCATCTCAAGATTTAAGCACTTGCGGGTGCTTACTTTGGTCAACTCATCCTTTGAGGTGTTGCCAAGTTCTATCGGAAGTTTAAAACATTTGAGATATCTCAGCCTATCACATAATGACATAATTAAGCAACTTCCAGATTCCATTTGCAAGCTGCACAGTTTGCAAACTTTACTGCTTGTTCGTTGCAACAATCTTGAACGGTTGCCCAAAGGTATAAGGGACATAATAAGCCTCAGGTttttgatagttacaacaaaGCATACCTGCTTGTCGGAGAAGGCAGTGGGTTGCTTGGATTCTCTTCGATTTTTGTTTATAGATCGATGTGAGAATCTAAAATGTCTGTTTGACGGGATGGAGGGGCGCCTCACCAATCTTCGAACATTGCTTGTTAATGAATGTCCAAGTTTGACCACTTTGTCACTCAGTATCAGACACCTAACTGCCCTAGAAACCTTGACAATTATGTATTGTAAAGAGCTTAGTTTGATGGAGGTGGAAGGAGAAGACAATCAAGATCTCAAGTTGAGCCTCCGGAAATTGCTGATTTCAGGTTTACCTAAGTTGGAGGTTTTGCCCCAATGGCTCCAAGGATCTGCAAACACTTTACAGCATCTCATGATTGGAGAATGTGAAAATTTGAAGGCTTTGCCGGAGTGGCTGTCACGACTGAAATCACTTCACAGACTTACGATTTTCAAATGCCCTAATTTGTCATCTCTCCCAGAGGGGATGGAAGCTCTCACTGCACTAAAAGAATTAGAGATCAAAGGTTGTCCTGATTTGAGTAGAAAATGCAGAGAAGAAGATTTGCACAAGATTGCTCATGTACCTGAGATTGAACTCGATGACGATATTTGA
- the LOC126691539 gene encoding uncharacterized protein LOC126691539, producing MNIKQQEDETLRSYIARFNKKALSIDEADDKILVAAFMNGLRKGKFLFSLYKNDPKTMSNVLYRATKYMNAEDALLAQEEKHKKRERQEDIRQDWGRKIARTREW from the coding sequence ATGAACATTAAGCAACAAGAGGACGAGACGCTAAGGTCTTACATAGCTCGTTTCAACAAAAAGGCCCTCTCGATCGATGAAGCCGATGACAAGATACTCGTGGCTGCTTTCATGAATGGGCTACGGAAGGGTAAGTTTCTGTTTTCCCTATATAAGAACGACCCAAAAACTATGTCAAATGTGTTGTACAGGGCaaccaagtacatgaatgcgGAAGATGCGTTGTTGGCCCAAGAAGAGAAGCATAAGAAGAGGGAAAGACAAGAAGACATACGGCAGGATTGGGGGCGAAAGATAGCTAGGACTAGAGAATGGTGA